In Pyrus communis chromosome 11, drPyrComm1.1, whole genome shotgun sequence, the sequence GTTTCTTATACAATCAAATATGAGGCATCAactttttagaattttttttttcaatactaCATAACTAGGCCCAAATTTCTGACACGATCCGTTAACTCGACACAAAATTAATAGGTTATCGGGTctacacgataacgaatcggatcgttatcgggtaacccaaTAGGCACCTGTTAAGACAGCAAGTTGCTCTGGTTATACACGTAGGTAACTTGATACATAATATTATACccctaaaaaatatattagttatatatatatatattaaatttagaaaatttggagaatgaggtaatatatttttatatggtatagtactactgttttatttcttttcataatttgaatggtttataatgtttgatttttctacACTTAGTTTATGTGGAAGAGAGTTCTGATGTGGAAAACCTACTGAAGACATCATCAACAAAACTCTTGaaaggcaatagatcaagccaaagttcaAATACAATTTTCCCATGATAATCAATGAAAATTGAacgattttgtaaaaggaataacgtGCAAACTTTGAGTTTCATTGGCAAAGTTTTAACTtctgagaaaggcttcacaaccttaaaaagaaaaatgcctTCATTTTGCATGTCCTtgcacatttgatattttgtagtacACTATTAGTTTTATTGGTGCTTTTTTATTAGGCTATTATTTtggagtgtagatgtagtacttaacgacaaatttgtttttatcttttgaagtaatatttatgtggcaatgtagtacgtgtaaattaaaaaaatctatatatttttcttaacaggtTGGGTCATTTTAcctgttgggtaaagtgacctgaCTTGTTAAGgatccgttaagataacggtAACGGATATAACATGACacgacccattaagataacaAATGTTACACGAAACACGACAAACATGATCCGTTTGCCAAGCCTATACGTAACATTGAATGATACAATGAAATGAATGgcttaaattaaaaatagaagatCTAAATAGTTgtgaaaattaaatataatggcTAAAACACTTGTAGCATTAAAAGATATGTATACGTTTACTCAGAATTAGTAAATTGCCAATAAAACTAAGGTTAGGAAAGAGGAAAATTCTACAATACAATAATGCATTGACTATTAGAGCATCAATATATCCATAAATTTTTGTTGGGTAGAAACCTAAGAAATTATAGACTAAGAAAAGCGAGGCCGGAGATTTGGAGATATCATTATCCCCTCTTTTATATCGATGGGAAAGTAAACTTACTATATGTATATTGTACTTAGTAAAGAGTCTAATATTAATTTTGGCTACAGTAGGCAAGTATATTAGTGCCCCCAAATCAAATTCTCATTCTCATTCTCATAGTTTAGTTTAATTTGATGTACTTATCGATTATAAAATAAGAACTAGCCTAATgggaaaaatatattaattttttataaaacctaaaccctatcATGTTTACTCTAAATACATATATAGAAGCACATAATATGATGAATTACAATTTCAAAACAACTGAAACAAAGGCAAGAAGTAATTTTTAAAAAAGAGTCACATAAGCCATCAAAATGTTGGCATTTTATCAAGTTTACGAGGCCCTTAATTTCCCTTCGGGAAGAAGATCGAGTCTTAAGAGAGTAATTAACAAAAGAGAAACCAACTATATAATTAACAACTCAAAATTATATTCAAgtgaaaaacgaaaataaatgTTTAGTTATGATCCGTATATAAGAGCTAGCTTAACCTTGCCAAGGTTTTTGGTAGTCACGGGAAGCAGTAGTAGCAGGAGCATTAGCAGTATTGACGCAGTTTCCAAGACCAGCAATATTCAGAATGTCACTGTGAGACAGTGATCTCAGTCCCAAGAAATCTCGGGTCAAACCTTCACCGTTTCCACCGCAGTTTGCACCGCCTTCGTCACTGCCGCTAACGTTGAAATGGGTCAAATTGTTCGAGTCTTTTTTCGCATTGTTGTTCAACATGTTGGGGATGGACCCGAAAGGCTCCAGCTCAAAAGCCGCCCCTTCGAACCCAGTTCCGGATGACAAGGAGTTCATCATATCATGGAGTAGAGAAGCTTGTTgatgttgattttgatggtgatgatgaacaCTTGAGACAGCAGGACCAGTTGTGCCAGTAGTAGCATTGGCCCCTGCTGCAGCAAAATCAGACACGTGACCCGGGTTGTGCTGGTGGGCCCTCACCATGGGTTGTGGAGATGCAGAGGTTGCAGCTGCTTCTGAAGTAGTAGCAGCAGTAGTACTGTTCTTGCTGCTCATGGTTGCACCCATCTGAGCTGCCTTCTGTAGCAATGCAGTGGCTGATATGTGTGGGGAAGGCGCAGGCTGGAAGGGTGGGAGTGAGctggggttagggttttgggatgTGTCATTGTGGGAATCATGGAGGGATAAATCTTGGTGGTGGGTTGGGGAGAAGAGTGAGGAGGATGAGGAGAGGTCAATGGTACAGTTTGGTGGGCCCAGCCAAGATGGTAAATCTGGCCGTAGGGTTGTAAAACTCTGCTGCTCTTTTTTCAGGGAAAAGCCATGGATGTCTTGATTGAATTGGTGCCCTAATTGCACTTGATTAAGATTCATCTGTGGTTGCTGCTGAGAGATGAGAAGATGATGAGGGTGGTTTGCTGAGGTGATGGCTCTTGCACTCTCTTCTGCTAAAGCATCACAGAAGGCTCTGTGAGTGATGAAACTATCCCTCCTGTTTTGATGAAAATCCCCAACAGCAGACAAACCACAagcaaacaaaagcaaaaacccATGTcataaaagtgcttttgcataaaaacacattttttgCAGACAGAAATATATTGACTTCCttcccacacacacactctcttttGCTCTCATTTCTTTctgttttcattaatttttttctattcaGAGAGCCAAACAAAGGACAAAGACAGTCCAGATTAGGCCGTGTGCATTAAAATGTTTCATCTTGGTTCACTCAACGAACCAAATAAAGAATATATAACTTGATTATTACCCAAGTCCAAAACAAGTAACttatttgaattaaatttacGATTTTGAAATCTGGGTTATTGAGAAATCATCTTTTTCTAATGACCCAAGTCCTTAATTATTTCATAGATGAAGATATAGGCCTGGTTAATTAGTATTTggattaattactaattaagAGAGTGTCGCGATTTCATGAATGTAAATGCTTAGAAAAGATGATGAATTTGAGGGTACTTAATTGGTTTACCTCGAGAAAAGGGTTCCACAGTCACATCTATACTCCCTAGTACCACAGGTTTTGGAATGAGCTTTCCAGTCCGATTGAACCGCATACCGCTTTGAGCACTTGTCACATTTCCACTTCTTCTCACCGTGCTTTCTGCAAAAGTGCTTCTTGATCCCAGTTAAATCCCCAAGAGCCCTTGAAGGGTCATGGTGGACGCAGCTGGCTTCTGGGCACACATATACCTTCTTCCTCACCTCCTTGCTTGTTCTTTGCTTGAGCTTCCATGGCAAATTGTGCCCTCTTCTGTGAAGCTGTAGATTCTGGTCTCTCTGAAACCCTTTGTTGCAGATCTCACAGATAAACCTGTTTGTTGCCATTAGTGTCTTGGGGGACAAGGCTATCACTTCTGCATCTGGGTCTGACccaaaaaatcaatcaaaacatCCAGAAATTAATAAAAGGACAGAGATTAAAGGTGAattattttgggttttgattgtaATTtgtgaataattaattaattatacctGGATTGCCTGgtaaatttctcttctttttgagAGTTGGTTGAGCTTCTGGTGGTGTGGTAAAAAACTGTTGGGAAAatctggtaccaatttcatttCTGTTGGCAGATAAGACACTAGCAGCTTCACCTGATGCTGAAGTAAGATTAGAAATGTTCTCATCGACCAGCTGCTGTGATTGTTGTTGATGGAAGAGCATCATCTTTTTGTTGGGTACCAAAACTTTTGGATTACTAGGAAGCTTGCATCTTTAGGTCCCCCGTATATAAGGCTCTTGATTTTTCTGATTGAGGGTGAGAAGAGATCAGGATCTGATTAAAAGacaaaacaaatcaaaccagaaaactagagagagagagagggagagggagagagagagagagggagagggagagagagagaggggggagggggagagagagagagagagagagacggagaGGGAGGGAAACCAAAGTAAGATGCAAAAATGGAGATAATTTAGTCGAAGTCTTTCAACCAAATAACACCCACTATGGACACATTCACACCTTGATTGTTTCTTACATAAATTTGTTTGGCTCCAACCCTAGagacaatttttgtttttctgaagGTTTTTAGAGAGAGATCCTGTATGTATAGGTAGGTAGCTACTTTTCTCCTCCAATATGGTTCAGTAGCCATATGCTTGGAAACACCAAGAAGATCCAAAGTATAGCCACACAAACATATATGAACACAAAAGATAAaaacttagagagagagagagagagagagagagagagatgtggaTGATAAGAGAGATACCTCTGTAATCCTGAGTCCCCagtccaaaaacaaaaaaatcacgaAAACCACAACCAAAGGGGAAGGCAACCCTACGGCCAAACCTCTGACGTCTGCACTTTCTGTCTTTTCCTCTGTTCTCTTTCACACAAACcccagaaagaaaataaaaatctttcctttctctctcaacTCACACACTTCTTTATTATTTGTACGCGCAACAAAAGCTTTTCAGATaaagtttatattttttgttctgAATGCTAAAAACCCTTTAAACTAATCAACTACTGTGCTCTCCAACCTTTCCCTTCTACCTCTAAAAAAGTAAGcaggaaaaaaagaaagctTAAAAAGTAACCTTGTAAAAAGGACTATTATTTGTATATTTGTATAtctatttatatatacatatgagagagagagagagattttgaaATGTATGTTTTACATCATGGGCAGTAGACCCTTTTTAtcccaaactttctataattgcAGTGGTATGATTGAACATTGATTAATTTGTATGAGGGCATGGCTTAAAAGCTTTAAAAGCTGAATATTACTTACCAAGATAAAAGATGgttgaatatatatatgtctGACATTTTTGCATGGTTCGAAGAATAAAAATATGTGTAAGATGCAGATTTGATCAGATTATGAATCTCCATGATAAAGCTATTACACCACTGCTGCTTGCCGCCTCTTTTGCTTTATCGTAAGATACATCGGTCATGCATATTCTCACAAGAGCCGTAAAACAATGGTTAGGCTGCTAAGCTACAATATTATCATTAATTAATTCTCCAGAGGAGAAAAGGTTAAAAACTAATTGGACTAATTCAAGCAAGGAGCCTCGAAGAATATAGCTATAGAAAGGTACAATTATTGACTACAACGTCAAGAGAGCTAGAGAACAAGAATGTGCGTGACCCTATAACGGAATTAATCATACTaatttgacttcaatcttgtgCAAAGATAGTGTTTATGTTGACTTAAAACAAAGGGTGGAAATggattattttcttcttcttcttcttcttatgtaAATGGGAATTATTGATTTCCCAAAGTATCCCAAATCATCAGGTTAGGATCAACTCACTGATAAAATTTTGCTTTGTCGGCTTAGAATCTGTGGGCAAAATAATATCTTCTAGTAGTGAGTAGTGTGAAATAACACCTTTCCTATAAGTTTagtaaaaagagaaaattatcTAACACTGAAGAAAATAATTATGAGAGGATATAACATTGGATAGTAATGCTAAAACATCAATAAACTACATGTTATGGTCACACTGTTTGGTTACATTATGTTACTCTTCACATTGCGTCCTCCTTTTATTTCCTTATTAATTGTATTAAACCCCAATCATCATGTTAGGATCAACGTTTATCTCACTTTGGGCTGACAAGATATAGCGTTTTGGGCAGGAAGATGGGATTGATATCCATGCTAATATGTAGCGTTGTGCTTTTGAAGAGCTCTTTAGTGTTTAGTCCGTTTTTTCAGTATTAATTTGCAGAAATTTAGGTTGAGTTCGATGTATGTTTTGTAGTCTCTCTATCTCTATGAGGTTTTTATTATGAATCTTCCGGTTTATGCTGTTATTCAGTCAAATTTGTATTCGTGGCTAGAAATATTTTTACCGACTCTCACAATCATTGCTATTCACATCGAGGTCTCTTGCAAGTAGAATGAAATGTCGCCTTGTTCTCTGCTTAATTTATCATATTGTATAGCTTAAGCATTAATTGTACGTAATCATTCTAAAATGATTGTGTTTTAAAAGAGGACCAGCTGGTAGTTTCGTCCTGACAGTCCCCTTCCGCGACCGAAAACACTTATAGAGACATTATTAGCCTCCCCTAACCACCATTTTGAATATCTTACTAAAATTCTCAATAGTGCTAAGTCAATTATTTAAGAGATTCAATAGTCCAAATAAAAA encodes:
- the LOC137708555 gene encoding protein indeterminate-domain 7-like; this encodes MMLFHQQQSQQLVDENISNLTSASGEAASVLSANRNEIGTRFSQQFFTTPPEAQPTLKKKRNLPGNPDPDAEVIALSPKTLMATNRFICEICNKGFQRDQNLQLHRRGHNLPWKLKQRTSKEVRKKVYVCPEASCVHHDPSRALGDLTGIKKHFCRKHGEKKWKCDKCSKRYAVQSDWKAHSKTCGTREYRCDCGTLFSRRDSFITHRAFCDALAEESARAITSANHPHHLLISQQQPQMNLNQVQLGHQFNQDIHGFSLKKEQQSFTTLRPDLPSWLGPPNCTIDLSSSSSLFSPTHHQDLSLHDSHNDTSQNPNPSSLPPFQPAPSPHISATALLQKAAQMGATMSSKNSTTAATTSEAAATSASPQPMVRAHQHNPGHVSDFAAAGANATTGTTGPAVSSVHHHHQNQHQQASLLHDMMNSLSSGTGFEGAAFELEPFGSIPNMLNNNAKKDSNNLTHFNVSGSDEGGANCGGNGEGLTRDFLGLRSLSHSDILNIAGLGNCVNTANAPATTASRDYQKPWQG